One window from the genome of Gavia stellata isolate bGavSte3 chromosome 10, bGavSte3.hap2, whole genome shotgun sequence encodes:
- the HSD17B7 gene encoding 3-keto-steroid reductase/17-beta-hydroxysteroid dehydrogenase 7 has product MERVVLVTGASGGVGLALCRRLLEEDGRIHLCIACRNAQKSEATRDLILTTHPAAQVSTVEVDLGNLASVLRVARELRCRFQRLDFVYLNAGIMPNPHVNFKALWHGLLTGRVLHMLTTAEGIMTQTDRLNGDGLQEVFATNLFGHFILVRQLESLLCGNEKPSRLIWTSSSNARESAFSLSDYQHAKGQESYSSSKYATDLTSVVLNRKFNKQGLYSSVVCPGLVMSNMTYRILPVFLWKLLMPIMWLIRFFAKTYTLTPYNGAEAHVWLFRQKPEYLDALVKYHSCTSGLGKSYVEPRKIDVDEETAEKFYQKLLELEKQALERYSDLLD; this is encoded by the exons ATGGAGCGCGTGGTGCTGGTGACCGGTGCTAGCGG CGGCGTGGGGCTGGCGCTGTGCCGgcggctgctggaggaggatgGCCGCATCCATCTCTGTATCGCCTGCCGCAACGCCCAAAAGAGCGAAGCCACGCGAGACCTCATCCTGACCACCCACCCCGCTGCTCAGGTCTCCACCGTGGAAGTGGACCTGGGTAACCTGGCTTCTGTCCTGCGTGTTGCCCGTGAGCTCCGCTGCAG GTTTCAGCGCCTGGACTTTGTCTACCTCAACGCTGGGATCATGCCCAACCCACACGTGAACTTCAAGGCACTCTGGCATGGTCTGCTCACTGG GAGGGTGCTTCACATGCTGACCACTGCGGAAGGCATAATGACCCAGACGGACAGGCTTAACGGAGATGGACTGCAGGAGGTGTTTGCTACCAACCTCTTTGGACATTTTatcctg GTTCGTCAACTTGAGTCTCTACTCTGCGGTAACGAAAAGCCCTCGCGACTCATCTGGACCTCTTCCAGCAATGCCAGGGAGTCTGCTTTCAGCCTCTCTGACTATCAGCATGCCAAGGGGCAGGAATCATACAGTTCCTCCAAATATGCTACTGACCTGACAAGTGTGGTTCTGAACAGGAAATTTAATAAGCAG ggtcTGTATTCCAGTGTTGTTTGTCCTGGCCTTGTTATGTCTAACATGACCTACAGAATTTTGCCAGTTTTTCTGTGGAAGCTGCTAATGCCCATCATGTGGTTG atcCGCTTTTTTGCCAAAACTTACACTCTGACACCGTATAATGGAGCAGAAGCTCAT GTGTGGCTGTTCAGACAGAAGCCAGAGTACCTGGATGCTCTTGTCAAATACCACAGCTGTACTTCTGGACTGGGGAAGAGCTATGTGGAGCCCAGAAAG ATTGATGTGGATGAAGAAACTGCTGAGAAATTTTACCAAAAGCTGTTGGAACTGGAGAAGCAGGCTCTAGAGAGATACAGTGATCTCCTAGATTAA